The genomic stretch CAAGCCATTGACCTGATGACCCACGAAAACGACCTGCTCGAAATGTACTGCGAGATGATCGTCAAAAACAAGAGCATTGGCCTGTACGATGGGGCCTACAAATGCGTCGAGTTGGCAACCGGCAAAAAATTCACACGCACCCCGGATGGGATTCAAGTAGGATGACCAGGATCACCTTTATTGGCGCGGGCAGCACGGTTTTTGCCAAAAACTTACTGGGCGATATTCTCAGCTTCCCCGAATTAGCAGAATCCACCATCACGCTTTTTGATGTGGATGCCGGGCGGCTCGCCGAAACCGAAGTGCTGGCTCGCGCCGCGGCCCGGGGGTTGGCTGCCAGCCCCACAATTGAAACCACCACCGAGCGCCGCGCCGCCCTCGATGGCGCCGATTACGCCATCAACATGATCCAGGTCGGCGGCTACGAACCCGCCACGGTAACCGATTTCGAAATCCCCAAAAAATATGGCCTGCGACAGACGATTGGCGACACCCTGGGCATTGGCGGCATTATGCGCGGGCTGCGCACCATCCCCGTGATGCTGGAGATGTGCCGCGAGATGGAAGAACTCTGCCCGGATGTGCTGCATCTTAATTATGTGAATCCGATGGCGATGAACACCTGGGCGCTGAACCGGGCCAGTTCTGTAAAGACGGTTGGCCTGTGCCATAGTGTGCCACACACCGCCGGAGAGTTGGCGCTGGATTTGGGGATTCCCGCCGAGGAGATTTGCTACCTCGTTGCCGGGATCAACCACATGGCCTTTTATCTCAAGCTGGAACGCAACGGCGAAGACTTGTACCCTGCGTTGCACCGCGTACTCGCAGAGGGGCGAATACCCGCACATAACCGCGTGCGCTATGAGATGTTCAAGCGGCTGGGCTATTTTGTCACCGAATCGAGCGAGCATTTTAGCGAATATGTGCCCTGGTTTATCAAGCGTGATCGGCCTGATTTGATCGAGCGTTTCAACATCCCCCTTGATGAGTATCTTTATCGCTGTCAGGTACAAATCCAGGCCTGGGATATAGCCCAGGAACGACGTGCGGATGGTAAAACCCTGACAACCGATGAAATTTTGGCGGCGGTTGATGGCATCCCCATCATGCCGACCGCGGCCCAGTCTATCGCGCGCACCTACAGTGATTTAGACAAGTTGGAACTCAGCGGCGAATACGGCGCGCTCATCATTCACAGCATCGAAACCGGTCAGCCGCGTGTAATTTACGGCAATGTTGAAAACAACGGCCTGATTGACAATTTGCCGCAGGGTTGCTGCGTGGAAGTGCCGTGTTTGGTGGATAACAACGGGGTGCAGCCCACGCGCATCGGAGCGCTGCCCCCTCATCTCGCCGCGCTCATGCAGACCAACATCAATGTGCAGAATCTCACCGTGGAAGCAGCCCTCACCGGGCGGCGCGAGCATATCTATCACGCTGCCATGCTCGATCCACATACATCCGCAGAATTAGACCTCGATCAAATCTGGTCTTTGGTAGATGAGCTAATCACCGCCCACGGAAACTGTTTGCCGAAATTTAAGTAGGAGTTTTTGAATCACAAAAGGCACAACGAAACACGAAGATTTTGTTTTTTCTTTGTCTTCCTTCGTGTCCTTCGTGGCGAATTTTTGATATGACTACCTTCAATCCCACCGAACATCCCCACCGCCGCCATAACCCGCTGACTGGAGAGTGGGTACTGGTATCCCCGCACCGCACCAAACGCCCCTGGCAGGGACAGGTTGAGAAATCACAGCCCGATGAGCGCCCAAAATATGAACCGGGCTGCTATCTCTGCCCCGGCAACGAGCGGGTGGGCGGCCTGCGCAATCCTGATTATGCTGAAACCTTCGTCTTCACCAACGACTTCGCCGCCCTGCTGCCAGACACACCTGAAGATAGAACAACGCCAGACGCTCTTTTGCAAACCCAAAGCGTACAAGGCACAAGCCGCGTGATCTGCTTTTCGCCCCGTCACGATCTCACATTGCCTGAGATGCGCATCAAGGATATTCGCCGTGTGGTAGATGTTTGGGCGGAGCAAACCGCCGAACTCGGTCAGCGGTATGAATGGGTGCAGGTCTTTGAAAACAAGGGCGCGGTGATGGGTAGTTCCAACCGCCATCCGCATGGGCAAATTTGGGCGCAAAATATATTGCCCAACGAACCCGCCAAGG from Chloroflexota bacterium encodes the following:
- a CDS encoding UDP-glucose--hexose-1-phosphate uridylyltransferase — translated: MTTFNPTEHPHRRHNPLTGEWVLVSPHRTKRPWQGQVEKSQPDERPKYEPGCYLCPGNERVGGLRNPDYAETFVFTNDFAALLPDTPEDRTTPDALLQTQSVQGTSRVICFSPRHDLTLPEMRIKDIRRVVDVWAEQTAELGQRYEWVQVFENKGAVMGSSNRHPHGQIWAQNILPNEPAKEDSHQRAYFEKYGSPLLLDYLKREAKHEERIVVENEHWMAVVPYWAVWPFETLLMPRLHILRIFDLESNERDALAEILKRLLIKYDNLFETSFPYSMGWHGAPFNNEANQHWQLHAHFYPPLLRSASVKKFMVGYEMMAEAQRDLTAEQAAARLRDLPETHYRSR
- a CDS encoding alpha-glucosidase/alpha-galactosidase; protein product: MTRITFIGAGSTVFAKNLLGDILSFPELAESTITLFDVDAGRLAETEVLARAAARGLAASPTIETTTERRAALDGADYAINMIQVGGYEPATVTDFEIPKKYGLRQTIGDTLGIGGIMRGLRTIPVMLEMCREMEELCPDVLHLNYVNPMAMNTWALNRASSVKTVGLCHSVPHTAGELALDLGIPAEEICYLVAGINHMAFYLKLERNGEDLYPALHRVLAEGRIPAHNRVRYEMFKRLGYFVTESSEHFSEYVPWFIKRDRPDLIERFNIPLDEYLYRCQVQIQAWDIAQERRADGKTLTTDEILAAVDGIPIMPTAAQSIARTYSDLDKLELSGEYGALIIHSIETGQPRVIYGNVENNGLIDNLPQGCCVEVPCLVDNNGVQPTRIGALPPHLAALMQTNINVQNLTVEAALTGRREHIYHAAMLDPHTSAELDLDQIWSLVDELITAHGNCLPKFK